CGAAAAATAAAGGTTTAGAAAAGAACAACTCTTCCCTTGCCCAACGCAACGCCAAACACCCatcctctctctatctctgtACCCTTCTCCCCTATCACTCATTCTAATAACTTGGCAGGGCAGAAGTCGTGTGCGAGACTTGTCAGAGGAGGAGAAGCAGGAGGCGGCTGAAGGCATTAACGTCGCCGGTCTTGAAGTGGACANTGAAATTCATCACAACTTATTCTGGACCATTAtatcaaattatttaaaatatagtcaaacaaaaaaacaaatgttgCCTTGGCCACTAAAAGGTGTTAGATACAGAAACTATCTGAAACTTTGAGTTGATGGTTACCGGTGTGCATGAGAATTGAGGCAAGTTTTCCATTTGATTCTGGCGAGCCAAACATAGGTCCAAATGTTAGCTCTGTTACGTTTACCAATTACCATGATGCATCTTAGCAACAGAGCTGGATTACCTCTCAATGGTTTCTCTCAGGCTCTTCTTCCCATGCTGTGCAGTCTCAAGTTTCTATACCACTCCATGAACTACACGGTGACGCCTAGAATCACATCGCCTGATAGAGATTTTAGTGCCAGTTTTAATGTGGCACAATCCAACTGGCTAATTACCAGGCTTAGCAAAGATGGGAAATTTAGAGAAGCACGCCAAGTGTTTGATGGAATGCCTGACAAAGACGTTGTCACATGGACAACAGTGATCACGGGTTATATCAGATGTGGGATGATGGAGGAGGCTAGGAGGCTGTTTGACAGAGTGGATGCTAAGAAGGATGTGATCACTTGGACTGCGTTGGTCAGTGGGTATATAAGGCTGAAACAAATGAAGGAGGCAGAGAGGTTGTTTTATCAGATGCCGGTGAAGAATGTGGTTTCTTGGAACACCATGATTGATGGGTATGCACGGAATTGTCAGGTTGATATGGCTTTGGAGTTGTTTGAGAGGATGCCAGAGAAGAATGTGGTATCTTGGAATACAGTTTTAACGGCTTTGGCACACTGTGGCAGAATTGAAGAGGCAAGGACGCGTTTTAATTTGATGCCGGAAAGGGATGTTATTTCATGGACAGCAATGGTTGCGGGATTTTCAAGAAATGGCATGATTGATGAAGCTCGAGAATTTTTTGATAGGATGCCTAAAAGGAATGTGGTCTCGTGGAATGCAATGATTACAGGCTACACCCAGAATATGAGATTGGATGAGGCTCTTGAATTGTTTGAGAGGATGCCGGGGAGGGACATGCCATCATGGAATACAATGATTACTGGTTTCATTCAGAATGGGGATTTAAAGCGGGCGCAGGAATTGTTTATTCGAATGCCGCAAAAGAATGTCATCTCTTGGACTACGATGATCACAGGGTATGTACAAGATGGGCAAAATGAAAAGGCATTGatgtttttttcaaaaatgctGGTGGATAATGGGGTGAAACCGAATCAGGGAACTTTTGTGAGTGTTCTAAGTGCTTGTAGTAACTTAGCTGGTTTCAGTGAGGGACAACAAATACATCAGATGATAAGTAAAACAGTCCATCATGAATGTGCATTCTTGGTATCAGCACTCATAAACATGTATTCAAAATGTGGGGAGTTAGTCACTGCTAGGAAGATGTTTGACGATGGATTGACAATCCATAGGGATATGGTCTCCTGGAATGGTATGATCGCAGCCTATGCACATCATGGATGTGGTATTGAGGCAATTAACTTGTTTAATGAAATGCGGAAATTAGGGTGCAAACCTGACGATGTTACTTATGTGGGGCTGCTTTCTGCATGCAGCCATGCTGGTTTGGTGGAGGAGGGGCTAAAGTATTTTAATGAGCTTCTTAGAGATGGGTCAATACAAGTGAGAGAAGATCATTACACATGCTTGGTTGATCTCTGTGGTCGGGCAGGGAGGCTCAAAGAAGCTTTTAATGTCCTTGAGAAGCTGGGGACTAAGATATCAGCATCTGTTTGGGGGGCTCTTCTTGCTGGATGTAATGTTCATGGCAACATGGATATTGGGAAGCTGGCTGCAGAGAAGCTTTTAGAGGAGGAGCCAGAGAAAGCAGGCACTTACTTGCTGTTGTGTAACATATATGCTTCATCTGGGAAATGGAGAGAAGCTGCAAAGATAAGgatgaaaatgaaagagaaagggTTGAAGAAGCAGCCTGGTTGCAGTTGGATAGAAGTTGGAAATAAGGTGCATGTGTTTGTGGTTGGTGATAAGTCTCATTATCAGTCTGAACTTATATATTCTTTAATTTACAATCTACATgaaagaatgaagaagattGGTTATATACCTTATGATGATCTGACAGTAGATGATGATTTTTCATGAACATAGATTATCGATTAGCAGATAGTTCAAAAGGCACTATTAGAAAAGTGATTAATTATCCATGATGAGTTCGCtcacatctctctctttcgTTGGCATctcctctcactctctcaGACCCATCAAATTCTCCAAGGTTTTTCACGAAACCCCAGTTGctatttgtttgtttcctttctttatttttatgctAAATTGTTATAAGTCCATATTCTTATGTTCTGGACTTTGAATGAATCTTCCATTCATGGTATAGTCCATACCCTTTGgcattttatttgttgagTCATAGATTAGTATAATACTTTAACCTTGAAAAGGCGTATGAATTGATCTGTGTAATAAGTCACTTGAGGCTCTAGAAAGAGGATCATTAGTCATAATTTTCctttcaaataaattatacCTAGATCACTTTATCTGACTTGCTTGTGTGAAAGTAATGCCAGAACTTGAATTGTAAacatagaaaatgaaaagcacTGGGTGGCTTATCTGCAAAAGAATGTGTTTGTTTGACTCCCACTAGTTACGTACCAATTCAAGAAAATATCTGAAACTATTATATGTCaagttctttctctttttcctatCTTGGCTGGAGTTATTTGATACCATGGCTTATCTGCAAAAGAATGTGATTTTTTAACTCCCACTAGTTACATACCAATTCAAGAAAATCTCTGAAACTATTATATGTCAAGTTCTTTTTGGCTGGAGTTATTTGATACCAAGGGCAGAGGAAGGATGTTACAAAAACTGGGTTGGGCTAACATAGAGACAGCCTTGACTCTATGAGGAGTCTCACATGAATTTGTTGGTTGCTTCATTGCATATTGCAGCCCATAGATTTTTCATTTCCTAGCAGCTTCTTGCTTATAAACACAACCCTCAAACAAGCCCAGCAAGAAATTCAAAGAATTCCTCCTGACAACTGCATAATTGTGTGTGGTTTACATGGTTGGTGGCTATCATCctaatcttttttatttctatgtgCGAAACCACATATCGGATCTAGCTCTGCATAGAGCATGTCATAGACTGAAAATTTcctttaatttcattaattagGAATCTCATtcctcaattttttctttgttctttgatCTTTTCAATGACAACAACAATGGATATATCGAGTTTGCAGAGTTTGTGCAGACATTGAGTTTTTCCACCCAAAAATCCCTGATGCAATCAAAATTACTTGTAAGTAATATAGTCATGATACTATGATAGTAAATCCTACTTTGGCCATCTCCCATGTGTTTGGaatttttagattttcaattGGCAGTAGTAGCATGTCTTGCACAGAATCTTCTGCTGTGttgcttttcaattcaaatgcACACTCTAAAATGGATACATTTGAATGGCAGATGCTTTTGAATTGTATGATTTGGGGCGCACTGGTTACATCGAGTGAAGGGAGGTAAGTCCCAGtggtttctattttgtttCGGAATGCTCATTGAGTTAAAGATCTTGAGGCATAAGTTTGTGTGGACTACTGGTTTTCCATAGAAGACGAGAGGCGAATGTGAGAAACTTATTGAAGACAGATAGGATTGCTAGTATCTTCTGAGATTAGTTGTTCTTTGTTGATCATGattcataataaaacttacgcCAAAGGTGAGACTGAACTATAAAAAGTAGCCTACAAGGGGTAGTAGTGAGGCCCAGCTTCAAAATCAAGCTCAATTCTGGAAATATGTtcatattgattttttttatttttattttgggtgaGTTTCCTGTTGTCTTTAATAGGTTACTAAGGGACTTGTATCAGTTTGggaaagttaattaaaattcaCTGACAATATCGTTTTACTATTGGAGATATGTAGAATTGTGAAATTCTGTTGACATTTCCTGTAAACATGATATCTTCAGAAAGCAGGCAAAGTTTTGTACAAAAGAAATCCAAAGTACCTGGCTACCATTCAATGTGAGATTATCACTGGCCATGATTTCTTCTATTTAGTGTGTCACAATAAACAAAACAGTTTTTTTGTTCACTTATGATAATGATAAGTCACAATCAGGTAGCCATCAATTACGTGCACATTAGCAACCTCATTTGAATCCCATCTACCTTTTGGCAATTTGCCTTTTTCTTCGGAACTTCAAAGGATGACTGCAATGATTGTGGCAAACTCATTGCTATTATTGAAGTTaaatactttttcaaaaaatcaatTGCAAGACATGCTAGACTATTTAGGACAGTCCCTTTAAGTCTATTCTTGTGCTGGGCATGCCTTTTATTTTGGGAGGAATTGGTTCTCTTCGGTGAATTATCTGTCTTTTAGATGTTCCTACTCCAAATATATTGATACCAGCATTAAGTCAATTTAGTGTAATAAAGATTTGGCGGCGTGcttttgattgtttgtttTCATGTTTCATGAAATCAGAATGCAAGGTGCTTAGGATCTATAGTGGTAATTGTTTTTTTGAATGAGATGGGGCATTCATAAttggttctttttttgtcttctgTTTCTCCGACAAATTAAGTTAAAAATGTTATTGTTGCAGTGTTTATTGATATTTTCCTAGCCTGGCGGTGGATAGTCCCTTTTCAACTGCAAGTGATAACTTGATCGTTGCATTGTGACAAGGTACGTATTGTGTTCTTAGCGTGACCTATGGAAATGATGTAATTGTTTCCTGTGCTGTGCTCTTATcttgacattttttttagGAATCTTGCCAATCATTTACCCTTTCCATTAATAATTCTTCTCTCAAAATTTTAGGCCATAATTAGAGGTCtaatggtttttcttttggcttgtGTTCACTGAGAATCGTGTAGCTTTGCGAAACTTTTGGTCACCCATGCTTCTTTCTTGCGGTATTTGGTGATGTGGAATTTGGTGATGTGGAATTTGGTGATGTGGAATTTACTCAATTTTGTTAAGTCGTACGATAATTTGCCTGTTCCCAGAAACATTTAACTTTCTGAGAACATATTGATTGATAAACTAGctgattttgattaattactGCATAATTGGAACATAAAGCATACCCTCTGTGTCTCAAAGGGATTGCCTTCTATGAACAAGTGAATATTGAAAAGTGAT
Above is a genomic segment from Prunus dulcis chromosome 7, ALMONDv2, whole genome shotgun sequence containing:
- the LOC117633537 gene encoding pentatricopeptide repeat-containing protein At2g35030, mitochondrial-like, giving the protein MLALLRLPITMMHLSNRAGLPLNGFSQALLPMLCSLKFLYHSMNYTVTPRITSPDRDFSASFNVAQSNWLITRLSKDGKFREARQVFDGMPDKDVVTWTTVITGYIRCGMMEEARRLFDRVDAKKDVITWTALVSGYIRLKQMKEAERLFYQMPVKNVVSWNTMIDGYARNCQVDMALELFERMPEKNVVSWNTVLTALAHCGRIEEARTRFNLMPERDVISWTAMVAGFSRNGMIDEAREFFDRMPKRNVVSWNAMITGYTQNMRLDEALELFERMPGRDMPSWNTMITGFIQNGDLKRAQELFIRMPQKNVISWTTMITGYVQDGQNEKALMFFSKMLVDNGVKPNQGTFVSVLSACSNLAGFSEGQQIHQMISKTVHHECAFLVSALINMYSKCGELVTARKMFDDGLTIHRDMVSWNGMIAAYAHHGCGIEAINLFNEMRKLGCKPDDVTYVGLLSACSHAGLVEEGLKYFNELLRDGSIQVREDHYTCLVDLCGRAGRLKEAFNVLEKLGTKISASVWGALLAGCNVHGNMDIGKLAAEKLLEEEPEKAGTYLLLCNIYASSGKWREAAKIRMKMKEKGLKKQPGCSWIEVGNKVHVFVVGDKSHYQSELIYSLIYNLHERMKKIGYIPYDDLTVDDDFS